A segment of the Geoglobus ahangari genome:
CCGGGAATCGTGACGAGCTTGGCGAAGTCTGATGCAAGAACGAGTTCGGGGCAGACGAGAACGTCATACCCAATGGGGTGGTTCCTTATGACCGGCCTGTCAGCATACTCCGGGTTACCCACCCTCGCTATGACCGTCCTCACCCCCAGCTTCTTCGCGGCAAGGGCTGAAAGCAGGTTGACCTCATCATTGCCGGTGACGGCTATGAACATGTCCGCCCTGTCTATCCCCGCCTTTCTGAGAATCTGAACGTTTGCCGCATTGCCCCGGATAACCTCAACGTTCAGCTTGTCCATCTCATTCGCTTTGCCCTCGTCGACCTCTATCACTGTGACGTCATACCTCTCAGCGAGTTCCTTCGCGATGCTGTAGCCAACCTCTCCGGAGCCGGCGACGATTATCCTCATTTCGCTCCACCCTCGAACAACTTTGCTATTAAAATACTTATCTCGTACATCACAACGACAGCCGACAGCACGATGATCTGGGTGATCCCCGTTATGTCCAAGGACACGTTTGTGGCGAGGATGAAGACCGCTATGTAGATTATCAGCCTCTTGTCCCTCAGCCACTTGGACGTGATGAGGCCGAGCTTCGCAGCTATGGCCGCAACAACAGGGATCTGGAAGGCAAGCCCAACTGAGAGGGCAAGCTTAACGGAGTTCTGCAGGGACTTCCTGACGGACAGGTAGGGCTCTGCCCCGAAGTACTCCACCACCGTCGTGCTGTAGAGCTTGGGCAGGATCACGAAGTAGGAGAACGCCACTCCAAGCACGAAGACGAGGTATGAGAAGGGGAGGAAGATTTTGAGAAACCTCCTCTCGTGGGGGTAGAGGCCGGGCTTCATGAACAGGTATATCTGGTAGATGATCCAGGGGTAGGTTACGAAGAATGAGAGAAACGCTGAGGCGAGGATCCTCGTTATCATGTACTCCGTGGGCGAGTAAACAACCATCTCCTTTCCCGGAAACAGGTCGTTCCAGATGTAGGTGATCACCTGATCCGACTTCAGGAATATCAGGCCGAGGACGAGGAAAAAGGGGGCGAACCCCTTGATAACCCTGTCTCTCAGCTCGGCTATGTGCTCCCTGAGTTCCATGTCCCTGTCCTCGGGGGGTTGCACAGCCCGGATTTGTGCACGGGAAATAAAACTGTTCCGTAGCTTGCAAGGAAAATGATTTATCCTGCCCTGACAACTCACCTTCGATGCATCTCACCAAGGAGGAGGAGAGACTTCTCGAGAGCGACAACGAGACCGTCAGAAAGTGCATGGAGATCCTTGTGGCTCTTGGGGAGATATACGGGGCTGAGAGGCTTGTTGAGATCAGGTCGGCCCAGATATCCGGGATATCCTATGACAACATTGGAGATGCGGGCCTTGAGTGGCTCGAGAGCCTGAAGGCTAAGGTCGTCGTCAGGGCGTATGCCAACCCCGCAGGGCTCGACACTGTCAGGTGGAGGGAGATGGGCATCGACAGCGAGTTTTACGAGAAGCAGATGAGGATCATAAGAGCCCTTGACGGGCTGGGCGTTGAGATCACGCTCACTTGCACCCCCTACTACCTCGACACCCCTTCTTTCGGAGACCATCTGGCCTGGGCGGAGAGCTCTGCTGTCGTTTACGCCAACTCGGTTATCGGTGCGAGGACGAACAGGGAGAGCGGGATATCCGCCCTCGCTGCGGCGATAATCGGGAAGACCCCGATGTACGGGCTTCACCTGAAAGAGAACAGGGCACCTCAGATCAGGGTCATCGTCGAGGAGGGCGTGAACCCTGCGATGGCGGGATATCATGCGGGAAAGCTGATTGGAGGTAAGATTCCGCTCGTGGAGTTTCCGGAGAGGCTGAGCAGGGACGAGCTGAAGTGGTTTGGAGCAAGTCTTGCGGCGAGCGGTGGGGCGGGGATGTTCCACGCAAAGGAGCTCACCCCCGAGTGGGACAGCTTCGAGATCCCAGAGGAGAGCGTTGTGGTGGAAAAGGGGGACGTGGACTCGGGCTGCGAGCCGGACTTGGTGGCAATAGGCTGTCCCCACACGTCCGCAGAGGAGCTCCGAACAGTCTACAGCCTTCTGCGGAAGTACGGTAAGGTGAGGAGGGAGATGTGGATTTTCAGCTCGAGGAGGGTTATAGAGCAGAACAGGGAGCTCGTCGAGAAAATAGAGGAGATGGGGGCCAAGGTGTTTGCGGACACGTGCATGGTCGTCTCTCCAGCCTCTTCGAGGTTCGAGTGCGTCATGGTGAACAGCGGGAAGGCTTTTGAGTACCTGCCGAAGCTGAGGGGAGTAAATGCGAGGTTCGGCGATCTTGAGGAGTGCGTGAGGTGGGCGACGAGATGAGGTTCAGGGCGAGAGTGATCTCGAGGGGCTATGCTGAGGGAGAGGCGATAGTCTCGAGGAAGCCCGTCTCGTTCCTTGGTGACGTTGATCCCGAGAGCGGGGTGATCAGGGACAGGGAGAGCGACATCTTTGGAGAGAGTGTTGCGGGCAAAATCTTCGTGTTTCCGGAGGGGAGGGGCTCGACCGTTGGAACCTACACCCTCCTCAGGATGAAGAAGGCCGGTTGTGCTCCGGCAGGGATAGTTATGGTGAGGAGCGAGGCAATCGTGGCAGTCGGGGCGATAATCGCCGGAATTCCGCTGGTCGATATGCCTGAAGCTGACGTGCTCGAAGTGATTGAGAGTGGAGACCACGTCAGGGTGTTTGCCGAGAGGGAAGGGTGGGTTGAAGTTGAGAAGCGTTGATGAGAGCACACTCTCCAGATTCTTCCACGTGTACTACAAGGAGGCTCAGGGGGACGTGGTTAGGTACTACGTGATGCCCCTCGTAAGCCTGAACGACCCGAACCTGCAGCTCTTCCTTCAGGAGCTCTCCGCTGACTACGACGTCAGGGTGTACAGCAGGTACGGGGAAATCGTCCTCGAGGTCAAGCCGAGGAGGGAGAGCCACAGGCTCAACGTCATCCTATTCATCCTGACTTTCCTGAGCGTGACGTTCACCGGGAGCATGTTCTACGGCTCGTTCGATCTCTTCCTCGGCCTGCAGTTTGCCGTGGCGGTCATGTTCGTCCTCGGCAGCCACGAGATGGGGCACTTCCTCGCGTCGAAGAGGTGGGGGATGAAGGCCTCGCTCCCCTACTTCATCCCCTTTCCAACGATAATCGGCACGCTCGGTGCGATAATCAAGCAGAGGGGGGTGATAAAGAACCGAAAGGCCCTCATGGAGATCGGCGCGTCCGGGCCTCTCGCTGGCATAGTGGCCTCCATCTTCGTCACCTATCTCGGGCTGAGGATGAGCGTGCCCGTCGCCCCTGAGAGGGTTGAGGGTGCGATCCTCCTCGGAGAGCCGCTGCTCTTCAGGTTTGTTGCAAGTCTTGCAGGCTTTGACGGTCAGTTCATCCATCCTGTTGCATTCGCCGGCTGGGTCGGGATGTTCATCACCGCCCTCAACCTCATACCGGTTGGCCAGCTTGATGGAGGGCACGTGATGAGGGCAATGATCGGTGAGAGGGCCGAGGTTGTTTCGAGAATCTTCCCGTTCGTGCTCCTCGGCATAGGGTTTGTTTTCAGGGAGTCGGGAGTGTGGTTCTTCTGGGGACTCCTCACCCTGTTCTTCTCCATGCAGAGGCATCCAAAGCCTGCAGACGACTCTCCGCTGCCTGCGAGCCACGTTTTGCTTGGGGTGCTGACATTTGCAATTGGCGTGCTGTGCTTTACGCCGGTACCCTTCACGATCGCGGAAAGTTTATAACATCACAATTAAATATGGTGAAACCGGTGAGGTGGCAGGAGAAGTTTGTTGCCGTGCTGGACTCAACGCTCGAGTACATAAGGAACGAGAGGATCGCTGCGGTCCTTGTCCCGATCGTCCTCTCAGATGAGCCGGAGATCGTCATGATAAAGAGGAAGAAGACCCTCAGCAGGAGCGCGGGCCACATAGCCTTTCCCGGTGGTATGAGGGATGAGGACGAGACGCCACTCGAAACGGCTCTGAGAGAGGCGGAAGAGGAGATCGGCGTCAGGGCAGAGGATGTTGAGGTTCTCGGGTTTCTGACGCCCAAGGAGGTTGTGGAGCACAGGATAAAGATTCACCCGGTTGTGGGTGTGATATTCTCCAAGGACTTCGTCAGGAACGATTACGAGGTTGAGAGGATACTGGTGGACAGGCTGGAGTTCGTGCTGAAGTCGAGGAGAATCGCGGACTGGGGGCCCAACTTCGAGTGTGCGGGAGAGCTGGTGTGGGGGGCGTCGAGCAGGATAATCGACGACCTGTACATGAGGATTCTGGACAGGTTCGGGAGCATAGATTCCTTTTTTCAGCGGTAGACTTGCGTTTGGAAAGTGATTTAAATAACCGTTCAGAAGTCAAATCGAATGAAGCTCCTTACCATAGGCACAGGGAGGGCGAGCAGGATAGCTGACATCTTTGCCAGCAAGGGGGCGAGGGTGAACAACGTCAACCTCTTCAAGACCTTCGCGATCGTCCAGTCCATTGATTCCCTCAAGAGTTTGAGGCACGTTGAGGACAAGAGGAGGTTTTACGCGGTTTACAGGGACGGTGAGGTGGACGTAAGGAGCGCGTTCAACAACATCCTCTCCTTTAACGAGCTCTTCGAAGCTTCCTTCATAATCTGCGACCTTCAGGACGACTTCTCCTACTACACGACCCTGAGGCTTGCGGAGGAACTCTACAGGACGACCGAGGAGCCAAAGCTGTGCCTCGCCCTCGCACCCCCCCTCGAGAGCGCTGAAAACGTGAACCTGACGTTCATGCGCGTCAAGTCTCTCCTCAAAGCGTATGACAGCCTGTTCCTCTTCGAGACAAGGGACGGCTTCGAGGATGTGCTCGTCAAGGCGTTCAACGTCCTGTCGCTGGTGGGAGAGATCGACGTGAGGAGGAGGGTGAGCGGGGAGGTTGTTGTCGACACAAGCGACTTCCTGAACTCCCTGTCGAGGGAGGGCGTAACGGTGGTTGCGTTCAACAGGGAGGTTCTGCCCCTCAAGATCCTCAGGAGGCTGAAGAGGAAGAGCTACAGCGAAACGGTGGCTGAGAGGACTGAGAGGATGGTGAGGATGTTCGACTCCTCTCTCCTCAACACGAGCGCGAGGGGGGAGCTGAAGTCGGCAAAGAAGGCCCTGATCGTCTTCTCGGGCGACCCGGACGAGATAACGATGGATGGGATATTCGAGTGCATAAAGGCTGTGGAGAGGATGAATCCCGACATACTGGTGAGGTATGGCGACTATCCTGTTCCAAATGCAAGGGAGCTGAACGTGGTGGTGCTGTTCTCTGGAATAAAGAAGTTCAGGTTATGATCTCCGCTCCGCTCTCCCTAACCACCACTGTATGCTCTGCCTGACTCACAAGTCCCTTCTTGACCTCCGTGAGCACCGGGTATGCCCTGAGCACACCATCCCTCACGAGCTTTGAGATTATGATTTCCCTCGGGTTGGAGAGCCACCTCTTGGCGAACGGAAGGGTTCTGTACTTCTCAACCTCTGCCAGAAGCTCCCTCGCCATCTTCATCCTCACCGGCCTTGCGGAGACGACGGAGTATATCTCCACCTCCCTCCTGTCCGTGACCTTCCCGGCCCCGTTGGTTATGAAAGGCTCTATCGCGAACACCATCCCCTCCTCGATCCTTACACCCTTCTCAACCCTGTAGTTGTAGATTGTGGGTGGCGCGTGGGCTATGTAGGGCAGAAATCCGTGGCCAGTGAGGTTGTAGACGGGCTTGAAGCCGAACTCCTTCGCCGTGCTCTCTATCGCCTCTCCGATCTCTGCGGTCGAGATTCCGGGCTCTATCACCTCTATCGCCCTCTCGAGCGCAATCTCCGCGCATTTAACGAGGTCCTCGTTGTCGCCCAAGTCCACCGTAATGGCGGTGTCGGCTATGTAGCCGTCAATGTGCGCCCCAATGTCGATTTTCACCACATCTCCTTCCCTGAACACCCTCTCGTCGTTCTTTGAGGGGGTGCAGTGTGCGGCATCTGCGTTCAGGGATATGTTGCAGGGGAACGCTGGCTGGGCTCCGAGCTCCACTATCCTGCTCTCAACGAATTCTGCGACCTCGAGCATCTTCACTCCCGGCTTCACGAGCTTTACCGCCTCCTCCTTAACCTGTCTGAGAATCCTTCCAGCCTCGATATGCTTCTCGATCATCTTACCAGCCTCACCCAGTCGTCGTACTTGGTCAGAATCTCGCAGCCACCCTTCTTAACCACTACGGTGTCCTCCACCCTCACCCCACCAACGTCCTCGTAGTACAGTCCCGGCTCTATGGTTATGACCATCCCGGCTTTGAGCTCATCTCCACCCTCGTAGACTCTCGGCTTCTCGTGCACCTCGAGGCCAACGCCGTGGCCGGTGGAGTGTATGAACCCCTCCCTTGCCTTCTGCCTGAGTGTCGAGTACCCGTATGACTCAATCACATCGCACACGGCATTGTGAACGTCTCCGGCTGACACACCCTCCCTGACCATTTCTATGGCCTTGCTCTTGGCCTCTATGCACGTGCTGAGCATCTCCTTCACCTCCTGACTCTCCTCGATGATCACAGTCCTCGTGAAGTCGGAGTAGTAGCCGGTCGTCCTGTTCTTCGGGAAGAGGTCGAATATGACGTGCCCCTTGATCTCCCCGTGTCCTATGTAGTGGGGGTCAGCACTCCTCTTTCCGCCGGCTATTATCGTGTCCTCCGCGAGATACCCCTTTCCGTAGAGGTAGCTCTCAACCGCCATCCTCAGGGAGTCGGAGTCCCTGTCCTTCCTGAGGAGCTTTAGGAAGTGCTCGAACGCCTCTATTATCGCCCTGCTCGTTTCTGCTATGTGCTCTATCTCCTTCCCGGTCTTCACGGCCCTCATGTCTGAGTAGGGGTTCTCCACAACCTCAACGCTAATGTGCTCCGCTATCCTCTCGTACAGGAATGCTGGGAACTCTTCCGGAACGAGAACCTTTCTGGCGTGGTGGGTTTTGAGGAGTTCGATCACGGTCTCAACAAGAGCCTCCTTCGGCTTCACGCCCTCCCTGATCTTCTCGTAGTATCCGAGATCATTGAGCGAGGCGATCTCCCTGACCCTGCTCTCCCTCTCGGCCCTCTTCTTCTCCATCTCGTGGACGACGAGCAGCTCTGTGCCATCGTCTCCGATCATGTAGAACGCTGGGTCTGGAATCCTGAACCTTGTGGCGTAGTAAAAGTTGGGGTCTCTTGAGCTTGCGTACATTATGAAGAACTGAGCGCCTTTATCTGAAAGCAGTGACTGGATCATGCTCAGGAATAGGTGAGGAGGGTTATAAACTTTCGGTAGGTTGATTTTAGGCGCTCATCTCCCAGATAACCGAAAGGAGTGCGGTGGAAGGTGGAATGAGCGGTAATTCTCCTCTCACCTCTCTCCGCCTCACAACACCACCAAAAAATTGATAAACAGGGTAATGTGCTTAAAGGGTTGAGGGCCGGTAGCTTAGCCAGGCAGAGCACGGGACTCTTAATCCCGGTGTCGGGGGTTCAAATCCCCTCCGGCCCGTGCTAATACACTTTCGCTCATAAGTGTTTTCAGATTTTTTGTGGGAGGAGATTTCTGAAAATTTGTTAAAAAACTGACTCTATGTCACAAAACAATGACTTCTGAATGCCTCCTTGAAGAAACAAGCTCAAAGACAAGATGTCACTCAAATTGTTTCAGCTGAGATTATCACAAAATTTCGAACCATGAAAAACTTAGCAAAAAATCTATCAAACTCTTTCTATCTGGAAAATCAGTAAGTTTTCGAGAGAATTTCCGTTAAATACTTTTCAAGTATGTAAATCCTCTCAATTGTGTTTATTTCTGGAGATTTTTTCTTTGGATCTTTAAAATTGAACAGCTTGAAGTAATCTCTTGCATGCGCAATCAATCTTGTTCTCTTCAAGCTTTTGAGAATTCTGTCAAGGGTTTTGCTTAGCGATCTTTTATATATTCCTACATCCGTATGGGGCCCATCAAGCTCATGCTCGTATCGTTCGCGTTCAATCCTGAATGATGATTTCGGAGGATTTTTGCTAAGCTCTCTAACCTTCAGGATATGGTATTGTAAAGCTCAAGCTTCTCTTTTATAGTTTTTGTCTTATTGTTTCTAATTATTTTTCCTGTTAACAATTGTCTCACTTTTCTCCAATTTTTCTTTTGGTCATCTTCGAGGATTTCTGATTGGCATTTATAATTTGAATAGTTTGTAATAAAGGTAACAAGAATTTTTGATCATAAAGGAAAAGTTATCAAAAATCTTTTATACCAGAGCAAAAATAGCGAGAGATTTGAAATATTATAAAGAGATCTTGAACCAGAGATTAATACACTAGATCGTAGAAGCTGGACTTGTTGAGGAAATTCTCAAAGGTACAGATTAATCCAAGAGGAAAGAAATTAGTAAGACTTCTTAATGCAACTGAAAAATACACTTCTACAACCATATCACAAAACGTATTTTGAATTTTTTGGCAAAAAAGAAGTGAGTGTGATTGATGAGGTTTCTGGGGAAACCAAGCACGGTGATTGATCTTTATCATAAGCAATGTAGTCAGATCGCTGGGTATTGATGTGGACACCCGTAAAGACAGACATGTAAATGCTGCAAAGCCTGAGATCGATCTTGCAAAGGTCTTTATCAGGAATCCGAGTAAAATGCTGCAAGAAAGGCAAAACGGGCTCGTTCATTTCTTCCTTATCTTTGTCTTGTTATCTTCTTGGTTATTTAGTGTTTGTAGAGTGTCAGGAAGATTCAGGGGAATATTTCGAGCTGGGGAGCTTTTATGATATTACCTGTCATTCTCTGAACGACTGTGAGCAGGGCAAGGAGCAAACAGAAAGCTGAATAAACCGCTGTTTCTGCGCTCATTTTTTCAAGAGCACCAAAGGGAAAGGGTTTTTTCCTTCATGCTGTGTTTTTATGTTGTGTAGATAGAAAAAGCAGAAGAGAGAAGAGTGCAGAAGTTTTTTTGTATATTTATTGCTATGCTATCTCGTACTATAAACTTTATATTCACCAAAGCACCGTATTATTTTGTTGAGAATTGAATTAGTTTAGAAATTAGTTAGAGGTGTTTAAAGTATGAGGCATGACGACCCTAAAGATAACAAAGTCAAAAACTTAGAAAAGTCCTTGCTTGAATTTCACCTGAAGGGAAAAATAGATGATATTAAGGGAGGTGCATACGGGATTGTGTATATAGTAGACAAGGAGAGGGGATATCCAAGATGTGTTGCCTACAAAACTACAAAGGATGTTTATGATGAAGAAAAACTAAAAGCCTTTGTAAGGGAGGCAAAAATCTGGTTTGAGGTAAAAGGACATTCACTAATTCTAACACCATTTTATATAACATATTTCAAGAATCGGCCATTAATTTGTATGCCTTACTGTGAAAAGAGTTTGAGAGATTATTTGGAAGAAAGAGGAAAGTTAGATCCAATAGAAGCTTTAGTAATTGTCGCCCAATTACTTAAAGGACTAATTTTTGCCAAAAGTAAAGGTATTGAAGCTCATCAAGATTTGAAGCCAGAAAACATCTTACTGGAAGATTTAAGCAAAAAATTTGTTGATTGGCCACCGGAAGGTCTGGAGCCACTTAAATGGAAAGTTAGAATTGCCGATTTTGGATCAGCCAATGCATGGAGAGAACTTGGTAAACCAGGAGGAACAAAACCATATATGGCTCCGGAACAATGGAATGCAAAAAAAGAATATGATAAATATAAGCGAATAATTAATAGAAGTAAAAACTTTTCAAAAGTAGATGTATTTGCAGTAGGTATTATTTTGTATGAGTTACTTACAGGCAAACATCCAGTAGGTGTAAGGATATCTGATGTTTGGCCTGAACCTAGGGAAGGTTTCTCGAAGCGATGGAAAAAAGATGATAAATGGAAAAAATGGGCTAAATCTCCTGATAAGGATATTAAGGTTGGGGATAATGAGCTAAGTATAGAATTAGAAGAATTTATCAAACAGATGTTATGTGAGAACAGTAATGAACGAATCTCTATTGAGCAAGCTTTTGATAAAACTATGTATATTTTACGTAAAATAAATAAGCCTATAGCTAATCAACTCGAACTGCTATTTGAATACTATGACAGCTTGGCAAGATACTGCGAAGATAGGGATTGGTTACGTTCTCTTGCTCAAATTACTCAACTTCCAGAACAGTTAGACGTTGTAATCGAACAACTTTTGGAGGAAATATCTAAAGTAGAAAAACACATAGATTCGTCAAGTAAAGCAGTATACTTTTGTGAACTTTGTTATATAACTTCCAATTTACTTTTAAAGCGACAAAAGCTAGGTGATGATGTAAAGGTCAAAGATTTAGCCGAGAAGATAATATTAACTGCTGTTAAATGGAAAACAGAGATTAAAACCTATCACAAATACCCAGAATTAAAGTTTAAGGGATTTCCCATAATCACTACACCATCTTTTAGAGACTTTGAAATTTATGCTGAACTAATAGGTTACAGTAGAAAACTTTTAGAAAAAGTGCAAGGAGAAAAAGAAACTAAAAAAATTTTTGAAAAATTAGATAACTACACAAAATCAGCATATTTCTATAGTATAGCATCTGAATACCATTTTAGAGGATTACATGAAGAAGCCATAAAGACATTAGATAAATGTATTGAACTAAATCCCAAAGAAGCAGTATTCTACTACATGAAAGCATTATGGACTGATCAATATCTTCGTATGATGGATCTTTTAGAAAAAGAATTAAATGGTGAGAAAAGGAGAATTATAGAGAAATCTATACTTGAAAACGTTAAGATGGCTATTCAAATTGCGCCCGATTGGAAAGAGCCTAAAGAATTTTATATTAAATTTCAAGAATTTCAGAAGAGTCACCGATAGCAAAAACTTATTTTTAAGAATTTTTAAGACTTGACTCTAGAATAGTGTAAGTAACCGGAATTATTTGCTCTGCTGAAAAATAAAAGGTTGAGGGTTTTAATCCCCGGTAGATTGATAAAACTGGGTGCAGATAAGTTCAACAGTTGTTATCCGGATTCGTAGAGAACAGAAACAATTGCTTTATCTCTTGCATTCTGGGCAGAGTTTATTACCTTCTTTATGTCCTCTTCTGTGAGAACTACTTCAGGCAGCTTTCTGTTTCTCGGTCCTGTACACTTTATCTAGGAAACGAGCTCTTCCTTTCCAAGCCACTTGAAGAATTCCTTGATCGAACGCTTGTAATCGTGCTTTGCCCATTCGGTAAACGGAGAGGTGTTTATCATCGCGATAACTCTCTTAAGATCATCCTCATTCGCTTTATCAAATCCTTTCCCAGCCATTCTGCTATTTTTCTCAGGATATAAGTGTACTTCTACTCTCTCCCGGCTTTAGGGTTATGTGCATGACCTGTGCGTGCTCGTTGTCGTACAGCTTTCTCACATCAACTCCGTGGGGGTTATCCTTAACCTCCTCGTCCTTCCAGTAGGTTATCCTCACGGCAAACACCTCAGCAGATCCTTCCTGCCTTCAGAACATCACGATTTTCCCTAAGATGTTCAGCCCAACAAATTTATGCAGGTGCGCCTGAATTCCAACGTGCATGTGATAGACACCTCGGTGATACTGCTGAGGAAGGCGGTGTACGAGGACATGGTGACAGTGCCGGAGGTGCTGGAGGAGGTCAGGGACGAGAGCTCCCGCCTGTATTTAGAGGTAATAGACCTCAGGGTGGAGGAGGCGAGGGAGGAGTTCATCAAAAGAGTCAGAAGAGCTGCAGAAGCCACGGGGGATGTTTACAAGCTGAGCGAGACGGACATGAAGCTCATCGCCAAGGCTTTGGAGCTCGGTGCTGTGATCGTCACGGACGACTACGCGATTCAGAACGTGGCCAAAAAGCTCGGACTGCGCTTTGAGGAAATAATTCAGCGCGGCATAGAAAAAGAATTTAAATGGATTCGTGTATGTAGGGGTTGTGGTAGAAAAACCCGCTACGAGATTTGTGAGGTTTGCGGGAGTGAGACGAGGCTGAAAAGGGTGGTGAAAAGATGAGCAAGATTGACGACCTGATGGAGAGGGCGAGGCAGCTCAAGGAGAAGGGGTTGACAACAGGGGAAATTGCTGACGAGCTCAACGTCTCGAGAGAGACCGCTCTCTGGCTCCTCACCAAGGCCAAGACCGAGAGGCCACCCTCAGACGTTTACGTCGAGATGAAGAGCGTTTCATCCTCATCCATGAGGCTCAGGGGGATGGCGAGGATTCTCGCGGACATGATAATCGAGCACGGCGATCCTGATGTGATCGTCGGCGTTGCAACCTCCGGAATCCCGGTCGCCACGATGGTTGCCGAGGAGCTCGGCTGCGAGCTCGCGATCTACTACCCAAGAAAGCTGAAGTGGGACGGGGAGGAGAGCCACGTAAGGGGGACCTTCAGCGAGAACTTCGCCAGCGTTGCGGGAAAGGCCTGCGTCATTGTTGATGACATAATCACGACGGGGAACACTGTTCTGGAAGTTGCCGAAAGCATCAGGAAGAGAGGAGGCAACGTTCTCGCCTCGGCCGTCCTCGTGGACAAGCGTAGTCAGGAGGATCTGAGTGGAATTCCCGTTCTCAGCGTTCTAAGGGTTTTCAGGCTGTAAAATGAAGGTTAGAATCCTCATCCCGGCCCTCAACGAGGAGGAGAGCATAGGCGACGTGATAGACGGATTCAGGAAGCTCGGCTACGACAACATTCTGGTGATAGACGGACACAGCACT
Coding sequences within it:
- a CDS encoding orotate phosphoribosyltransferase-like protein, coding for MSKIDDLMERARQLKEKGLTTGEIADELNVSRETALWLLTKAKTERPPSDVYVEMKSVSSSSMRLRGMARILADMIIEHGDPDVIVGVATSGIPVATMVAEELGCELAIYYPRKLKWDGEESHVRGTFSENFASVAGKACVIVDDIITTGNTVLEVAESIRKRGGNVLASAVLVDKRSQEDLSGIPVLSVLRVFRL
- a CDS encoding protein kinase domain-containing protein, yielding MRHDDPKDNKVKNLEKSLLEFHLKGKIDDIKGGAYGIVYIVDKERGYPRCVAYKTTKDVYDEEKLKAFVREAKIWFEVKGHSLILTPFYITYFKNRPLICMPYCEKSLRDYLEERGKLDPIEALVIVAQLLKGLIFAKSKGIEAHQDLKPENILLEDLSKKFVDWPPEGLEPLKWKVRIADFGSANAWRELGKPGGTKPYMAPEQWNAKKEYDKYKRIINRSKNFSKVDVFAVGIILYELLTGKHPVGVRISDVWPEPREGFSKRWKKDDKWKKWAKSPDKDIKVGDNELSIELEEFIKQMLCENSNERISIEQAFDKTMYILRKINKPIANQLELLFEYYDSLARYCEDRDWLRSLAQITQLPEQLDVVIEQLLEEISKVEKHIDSSSKAVYFCELCYITSNLLLKRQKLGDDVKVKDLAEKIILTAVKWKTEIKTYHKYPELKFKGFPIITTPSFRDFEIYAELIGYSRKLLEKVQGEKETKKIFEKLDNYTKSAYFYSIASEYHFRGLHEEAIKTLDKCIELNPKEAVFYYMKALWTDQYLRMMDLLEKELNGEKRRIIEKSILENVKMAIQIAPDWKEPKEFYIKFQEFQKSHR
- a CDS encoding cupin domain-containing protein; translation: MRITYWKDEEVKDNPHGVDVRKLYDNEHAQVMHITLKPGESRSTLIS
- a CDS encoding NOB1 family endonuclease; the encoded protein is MHVIDTSVILLRKAVYEDMVTVPEVLEEVRDESSRLYLEVIDLRVEEAREEFIKRVRRAAEATGDVYKLSETDMKLIAKALELGAVIVTDDYAIQNVAKKLGLRFEEIIQRGIEKEFKWIRVCRGCGRKTRYEICEVCGSETRLKRVVKR